A genomic stretch from Phaeodactylum tricornutum CCAP 1055/1 chromosome 22, whole genome shotgun sequence includes:
- a CDS encoding predicted protein, which yields MSKLARTMASSCARPQWQTQDRTVYITYCRFGAIKQARPLHLRCIRRLVSVCTETQDFPVRSLPAQFLRAADPSNYDANGQRVDVAYDSETGKPMHVSSSKTDVDIRDCVLVDNAYRVTWKDGRVSEYTKAWVQAQVESWQGTQYKVEESRKRVLWTGFTAESVRSSTELYLQFGDVLQPIGWKQALRSLYRYGIVLVRNTPTTDGGAGIAALAAAIGGGSVKNHTSLVPGYLDGSSDVICSPQGTDGPLRTLYGTVWSTTSSGQPVGTSTADSAYGHASLPLHTDMTYMRDPPGLQIFTMARPATKGGESVFGDGFAAAEFLRGTNPAAFATLSSTTRRYRSVDASTGWHLEASGPIITVLDRNGHQDSVVGIRHNDLDRLPDLPPPSADPDEFYSQLIEAHQAWDEILARDDFRLVIGLEPGETMVVANQVKMSGLDRMLPSTDPFESARHVTYLTFFRPFVNFKSAVSTDASVSTLASHRRVP from the exons ATGAGTAAGCTCGCGCGGACGATGGCGTCGTCTTGCGCTCGTCCGCAATGGCAAACACAGGATCGTACTGTGTACATAACGTATTGTCGTTTCGGAGCAATCAAACAAGCACGTCCGCTACATTTGCGCTGCATCCGACGACTCGTGAGCGTGTGTACAGAAACGCAGGATTTTCCTGTACGGAGCCTACCCGCACAGTTTTTACGGGCGGCAGATCCATCCAACTACGATGCCAACGGCCAACGCGTCGATGTGGCCTACGATTCAGAAACGGGCAAGCCCATGCATGTGAGCTCTTCCAAGACAGATGTCGATATTCGAGACTGTGTTTTGGTCGACAATGCATACCGAGTCACATGGAAGGATGGCCGTGTATCCGAATACACGAAAGCCTGGGTGCAAGCTCAGGTGGAAAGTTGGCAAGGCACACAGTACAAAGTGGAAGAAAGTAGGAAACGAGTGTTGTGGACGGGCTTTACCGCTGAATCGGTACGGTCGTCTACGGAATTGTATTTGCAGTTTGGTGATGTCTTACAGCCTATTGGATGGAAGCAAGCCTTGCGGTCGTTGTATCGGTACGGGATCGTCTTGGTCCGAAACACACCCACAACCGATGGAGGCGCCGGAATCGCAGCTCTGGCAGCCGCCATTGGTGGCGGATCCGTGAAGAATCACACCTCTCTTGTACCGGGATATTTGGATGGTAGTAGCGACGTGATTTGTTCACCGCAAGGTACGGACGGACCGCTGCGCACCTTGTACGGGACGGTGTGGTCTACGACGTCGTCGGGACAACCAGTCGGAACCAGTACGGCCGATTCCGCCTACGGGCACGCTAGCCTACCTCTGCATACGGATATGACTTACATGCGTGATCCCCCTGGTCTGCAGATCTTCACTATGGCCCGTCCGGCGACCAAGGGAGGGGAAAGTGTGTTTGGTGACGGGTTCGCCGCTGCCGAATTCCTGCGCGGGACCAACCCGGCTGCTTTTGCAACTCTCTCGAGCACCACTCGTCGCTATCGTAGCGTGGATGCGTCCACGGGTTGGCATTTGGAAGCTTCGGGACCAATCATTACGGTACTAGACCGCAATGGTCACCAAGACAGTGTGGTGGGCATTCGCCACAACGATTTAGATCGCTTACCGGATTTGCCTCCACCTAGCGCTGATCCGGACGAATTTTACAGCCAATTGATCGAGGCACATCAGGCGTGGGACGAGATATTAGCACGGGACGATTTCCGACTCGTCATTGGTTTGGAACCGGGGGAAACCATGGTGGTGGCCAACCAG GTAAAGATGTCTGGTTTGGACCGGATGCTACCGTCGACCGACCCTTTTGAATCGGCACGGCACGTCACGTATCTCACCTTTTTCCGACCGTTTGTCAATTTTAAAAGCGCTGTTTCCACGGACGCTTCAGTTTCGACACTAGCGTCGCATCGCCGCGTTCCGTGA
- a CDS encoding predicted protein yields the protein MDGACLPNQVRQPIADQRERAYESSGEGSWYMFHLDMQRIMYLTKIGCMARFMNHCCGPNAYAKIISVDAEISGLGQDRKIVVFANRDISAGEEITYGTIGNWNSGR from the coding sequence ATGGATGGGGCTTGCTTACCAAATCAGGTCCGACAGCCAATTGCGGATCAACGAGAACGCGCGTACGAAAGTTCCGGAGAAGGTAGCTGGTACATGTTCCATCTAGACATGCAGCGCATTATGTATTTGACGAAGATTGGCTGCATGGCACGCTTTATGAATCATTGCTGTGGTCCGAACGCGTACGCGAAAATTATTTCGGTTGACGCTGAAATTAGTGGGTTAGGTCAGGACCGCAAGATTGTGGTGTTTGCAAATCGCGACATTTCCGCTGGGGAAGAGATAACGTATGGTACAATTGGCAATTGGAATTCCGGAAGGTGA
- a CDS encoding predicted protein — MATPVVADKWAGNFDCGFCRRKRLMGSEFSKKVRTRVTSARKLSTLFDFLTVHPVFQNVQALEKYRKTGGSLKCKECVAEAEQAERAAATAKRATTTTSSMNDSGSTTGTLDTTAITCMSCEKALIASAYNRNQWNKGEGKARCRDCVETALAQESAQIQQSKDTAMQEAQNAVAEANASGNTAAILKAESMLSALEAEKVTGLKPVRMSGRGGRGRPSARGRGKR; from the coding sequence ATGGCAACTCCCGTTGTCGCCGACAAATGGGCTGGCAATTTCGACTGCGGCTTTTGCCGGCGCAAACGACTCATGGGCTccgaattttccaaaaaggtaCGGACACGTGTGACGAGCGCACGGAAGCTCTCCACGCTTTTTGATTTTCTCACGGTGCATCCCGTTTTCCAAAACGTACAGGCTTTGGAAAAATACAGGAAAACAGGTGGCTCGCTGAAATGTAAAGAGTGTGTCGCTGAAGCGGAACAAGCTGAGCGGGCGGCAGCCACCGCGAAACGGGCCACCACGACTACGAGTTCTATGAACGACAGTGGAAGTACAACAGGAACCTTAGACACTACCGCAATCACATGTATGTCCTGTGAAAAAGCGTTGATTGCTTCAGCGTACAATCGTAACCAATGGAACAAAGGAGAAGGGAAAGCTCGTTGTCGGGATTGTGTCGAAACGGCGCTCGCCCAAGAATCGGCTCAAATTCAACAATCCAAAGACACCGCTATGCAAGAAGCTCAGAACGCGGTTGCCGAGGCAAACGCGTCGGGAAATACTGCCGCGATTCTCAAGGCTGAGTCAATGTTGTCAGCGCTCGAGGCGGAAAAGGTTACAGGGCTAAAGCCGGTGCGAATGTCGGGTCGTGGAGGACGTGGAAGACCCAGCGCTCGCGGTAGAGGGAAGCGGTGA
- a CDS encoding predicted protein: MKRYMFGKYRLRVPRFMEDERVHRYSVAYFVCGSLRSRHCYSSGRSEKGEYWFVGKQEARVFTTSSPERCLHGVVWSPLVKTQVLHTVTLLVSGVRDPSALYFILSQNCINALIACILPPALETTPPLYVGLINLGISPPQLFPFLAVHEPTNDHVHFPLSSVTLDTATSACAYAQSNAYVYFTCLNLIVDFLQNQYAPIREWIRGAEREQCLLASHLAALLRRMYQRIANLASGPVVDDVRSNAVVSQLTVNGLHEEIDALNDVFFCGIQGLNVRLCEDFLQTVVFVLFCLDCYHHKKAKSLMVGIVDANVIPEKEAQAQVTVSFSCEVVLTVRGNVLID; this comes from the exons ATGAAGCGCTACATGTTCGGAAAATATCGTTTGCGTGTTCCGCGTTTTATGGAAGACGAGAGGGTTCACCGATATTCCGTTGCCTACTTTGTATGCGGAAGCCTACGATCCAGACACTGCTACTCCA GCGGCCGAAGCGAAAAAGGAGAGTACTGGTTCGTCGGAAAGCAAGAAGCGAGGGTTTTTACGACCTCGTCGCCGGAACGGTGCTTGCACGGAGTGGTCTG GAGTCCCCTGGTCAAAACACAAGTGCTACACACCGTGACACTGCTGGTGTCCGGGGTACGCGACCCGTCCGCGTTATACTTTATTTTATCCCAAAACTGTATCAATGCATTGATTGCCTGTATTTTACCGCCAGCACTGGAGACCACACCACCACTCTACGTTGGCCTCATTAAT CTGGGTATATCACCACCCCAgctctttcctttcttggcAGTCCACGAACCCACGAACGATCACGTCCATTTTCCGCTCTCTTCCGTGACACTTGACACGGCCACGAGCGCGTGCGCGTACGCTCAGTCCAATGCCTACGTATACTTTACCTGTCTTAATCTGATTGtcgactttttgcaaaatcaGTACGCACCTATCCGGGAATGGATCCGTGGAGCGGAACGAGAACAATGTCTCTTAGCCAGTCACCTGGCCGCGTTGCTCCGACGGATGTATCAAAGGATTGCCAATCTTGCAAGCGGACCAGTCGTGGACGACGTGCGCAGTAACGCCGTCGTTAGccaattgacagtgaacggcCTacacgaagaaattgacgcCCTGAACGACGTCTTTTTTTGCGGCATTCAAGGATTGAATGTTCGGCTTTGCGAAGATTTCCTGCAGACGGTCGTTTTTGTACTTTTTTGTCTGGACTGTTACCATCACAAGAAGGCAAAGTCTTTGATGGTTGGAATTGTGGATGCCAATGTCATCCCCGAGAAGGAAGCGCAGGCTCAAGTTACGGTGTCCTTCTCTTGTGAGGTGgttcttacagttagaggCAACgtattgattgattga
- a CDS encoding predicted protein, translating to MAEDTRVFERRFTVKTLAISPIQFNSHEAFTAKSFSHKNCCRFTPRSGCAAPLALFRMKTTPDATPSRDDETTRSSADPEEALNRDEEEEVFGGDVAAVAAAAESSAMVESDKAIPLQAEEADVGDVNPQEASTPETEVDPSMVDFRVTVHDDTQPTNNGYAEDNSKNSNDGANGAFHSTTLAQGAGHLSATNSNPEPSQRMAVSRKRRRKYRHSRSAAVRNESTRTRRGLSLPRNQYECVLCRRAIRKEEDNNDNNSFATDQLHVNNHPSNDPIEGQHLHDMEVYGDTSLGMKLSVVRGKVIVQTLNALADGRASPAQLTGKVQRGDVLLAINGVSLVSLPIDQLMQGLGPLSTPHPVTGEFERNLRLRFAAAEGLTILQQHEKVNHVGGDTNGSPIDPASDVFSLFPMVDQLSGTPLFDDEPLMLPTLKKQRDRIPLRDNATEQANALSVIDRSSTEATIATPKKLLPLIETISRQLADYRTQDRDTFCSEFFEWNADAPKLLRESKPEEPTEVFTVVHDESDSEDESTPEKTKTVTERLALGRRARRGARALSYSAEQIDRGDDVRSFRSWNTTLSLYSRASTRRRYVLDPDSALPVHFDTVQEEEEEDGDSTGKASGTSDDEEPMDSDELLLRLAAHDDIWRKQVVEFLEKTIHDPSENEHKDASSLAKEEVVNGDTPGIDDVLSRELGNFLFGENMTKVLAKNKKPQALPPEEITAVLFDLTTKVSSTVPDEITAAGSYLSFRSRLVPFTGMKRPTPGSDAMLATRFLLDDALPVWLKSYRPLPWDQRRVLWPLDMQTSTAESSMAASVMSDDLTLDSMSTSQYSPRQHKQKNLREQIEDQELNIESRAETCFLATFYFTQKLLPELLHKQAKAKDALDGCLFEDLTSFVERYGSYLKMHTCLAYAAVVRADTVISRLLEVAKHDPRHKQAMKQLSKAHSLTFYEPTMLSAILQKLHELKNGSIQAERQLALIDLCVSAFPDVRPWQVRKACIDGKNSLQELQPLYYTYLSLLLHPTDGHDNARNDGVLVKEWCELSTTSMEDGTLDGDKRTNFMYVASRNSSDHLAYQRDLVFLAKLAMKIDEENLVFDLATEILDDHKLSRDQTTLRLVLSFLRTIGFKALEAESSEFRIATHPLRRILRLFRKAANKSSLIIRQCFHVPTELQRLLEYRVQQSRQVDFGTVLPLIDFLASEAVPTDVLEALVTTTSPIDFGEQLYSTLQTCLRRAAQGSLSSELSGSLLRLRKARQFVNVERQSDEGGFALMGQSVWKNMSKGLLTVNK from the exons ATGGCCGAGGACACTCGCGTTTTCGAAAGgcgcttcactgtcaa GACTTTAGCAATTTCTCCTATTCAATTCAATTCACACGAAGCGTTCACTGCGAAGTCTTTCAGTCACAAAAATTGCTGCCGATTCACGCCGCGCTCGGGTTGCGCTGCCCCGCTGGCCCTTTTCCGAATGAAGACAACGCCCGATGCGACGCCGTCGAGAGACGACGAGACGACGCGTTCTTCTGCGGATCCCGAGGAAGCGCTAAACCgagacgaggaggaagaagttTTCGGAGGAGACGTAGCAGCAGTAGCGGCAGCAGCGGAATCCTCAGCAATGGTGGAGAGTGACAAGGCAATACCATTGCAAGCGGAAGAGGCCGACGTCGGAGACGTCAATCCACAAGAAGCCTCGACGCCGGAAACCGAAGTCGACCCGTCAATGGTGGATTTCCGTGTGACGGTTCATGACGATACccaaccaacaaacaacGGATATGCCGAGGACAATTCCAAAAATAGTAACGACGGTGCCAACGGGGCGTTCCATTCCACGACCCTCGCCCAGGGTGCGGGGCATCTCTCCGCAACGAACTCCAATCCCGAACCGTCCCAGCGGATGGCTGTTTCCCGCAAGCGCCGACGCAAGTATCGCCACAGTCGCAGTGCTGCCGTACGGAACGAATCGACGCGGACCCGACGGGGACTCTCGTTGCCACGGAATCAATACGAATGCGTCTTGTGTCGACGCGCCATtcggaaagaagaagacaacaATGACAACAACAGCTTCGCTACAGATCAACTTCACGTCAACAACCATCCATCCAACGATCCGATTGAGGGACAGCACTTGCACGACATGGAGGTTTACGGGGATACTTCCCTTGGTATGAAACTCAGTGTGGTGCGGGGAAAGGTTATTGTGCAAACACTGAACGCACTCGCAGACGGTCGGGCATCACCGGCGCAATTGACCGGCAAGGTCCAACGCGGCGATGTGCTGCTGGCAATCAACGGGGTTAGCCTCGTTTCGTTACCAATCGACCAACTCATGCAAGGACTAGGGCCGCTCAGTACCCCTCATCCCGTAACGGGAGAGTTTGAACGAAATTTGCGGTTGCGATTTGCGGCCGCCGAAGGTTTAACAATACTACAGCAACACGAAAAGGTCAATCACGTGGGCGGAGATACCAACGGTTCACCGATAGACCCTGCCAGCGACGTCTTTTCCCTCTTTCCAATGGTTGATCAATTGAGCGGAACCCCCTTGTTTGATGACGAGCCTCTGATGCTACCGACGCTCAAAAAGCAGAGAGACAGGATTCCGCTCCGTGATAATGCAACAGAACAGGCCAATGCTTTGTCGGTGATCGACCGTTCGTCCACTGAAGCCACAATCGCCACGCCGAAGAAGTTGTTGCCACTGATTGAGACAATTTCCAGGCAACTGGCGGACTATCGCACCCAAGATCGCGATACCTTCTGCAGCGAATTCTTTGAATGGAATGCAGATGCCCCGAAACTCTTACGGGAATCAAAGCCGGAAGAACCTACCGAAGTGTTTACTGTTGTGCACGACgaaagtgacagtgaagacgaaAGCACGCCagagaaaacgaaaacggTGACCGAACGACTCGCACTAGGGCGGCGGGCGAGGCGGGGCGCGAGGGCCCTCAGCTATAGTGCCGAGCAAATTGATAGGGGGGACGATGTTCGATCCTTTCGATCCTGGAATACCACACTTAGTTTGTACAGTCGTGCGAGTACACGGCGGAGGTACGTTTTGGACCCGGACTCAGCGTTGCCGGTACACTTTGACACCGTacaagaggaagaagaagaagatggcgaCAGCACCGGCAAGGCCTCCGGAACGTCGGATGACGAAGAACCGATGGATTCCGACGAATTACTCCTACGGCTTGCTGCCCACGATGATATTTGGCGGAAACAGGTGGTGGAATTCTTAGAAAAGACAATACACGATCCCAGCGAGAACGAACACAAAGACGCGTCAAGTCTGGCAAAAGAGGAAGTAGTGAACGGGGATACCCCGGGCATTGACGATGTTTTGTCACGAGAACTCGGAAATTTTTTGTTTGGCGAAAACATGACGAAAGTACTAGCAAAAAACAAGAAGCCCCAGGCACTGCCTCCGGAAGAAATCACTGCAGTGCTTTTTGATTTGACCACCAAGGTATCGTCCACCGTTCCGGACGAAATTACCGCTGCTGGATCGTACTTGAGTTTTCGATCGCGTTTGGTCCCCTTTACTGGTATGAAACGGCCGACTCCTGGAAGCGATGCCATGCTTGCTACTCGCTTTCTCTTGGACGATGCTTTACCAGTTTGGCTCAAGTCTTACAGACCTCTGCCATGGGACCAAAGGCGAGTCTTGTGGCCATTGGATATGCAAACGTCGACGGCAGAGTCTTCAATGGCCGCCAGTGTCATGTCGGATGATCTTACTCTAGATAGTATGAGTACAAGTCAATACTCGCCTCGACAGCACAAACAGAAGAATCTTCGAGAACAGATTGAAGACCAGGAACTGAACATAGAGTCCAGAGCTGAGAC ATGCTTCTTGGCAACGTTCTATTTCACTCAAAAGCTGTTACCAGAATTGCTACACAAGCAAGCAAAGGCTAAGGACGCATTAGACGGATGCTTGTTTGAGGATCTCACATCGTTCGTCGAAAGATATGGATCATACCTTAAAATGCATACATGTTTGGCGTACGCGGCAGTCGTCAGAGCAGACACTGTTATATCCAGACTTCTTGAAGTCGCAAAGCATGACCCTCGACACAAACAAGCAATGAAACAGTTGTCAAAGGCGCACTCTCTTACGTTCTATGAACCG ACTATGCTTTCGGCAATTCTTCAAAAATTGCACGAGCTCAAAAACGGTTCCATCCAAGCCGAACGCCAACTAGCATTGATAGACTTATGTGTATCGGCTTTTCCGGACGTTCGTCCTTGGCAAGTTCGCAAAGCATGTATAGACGGAAAGAACTCTCTGCAGGAGCTTCAGCCACTCTACTATACGTATCTTTCCCTCCTTCTACACCCCACTGATGGTCACGACAATGCACGAAATGATGGTGTTTTAGTGAAG GAATGGTGCGAGCTATCCACCACCAGCATGGAAGATGGCACATTAGATGGCGATAAACGCACCAACTTTATGTACGTAGCTTCGCGCAATTCCAGTGACCACCTGGCCTATCAGCGAGACTTAGTATTCCTAGCCAAGCTCGCGATGAAAATTGACGAGGAAAACCTCGTTTTCGACTTGG CGACGGAAATTTTGGACGATCACAAGCTGTCCCGAGACCAGACGACTCTACGGCTAGTGCTCTCTTTTCTTCGCACTATCGGGTTTAAAGCGCTGGAGGCAGAGAGTAGCGAATTCCGAATCGCAACCCATCCTCTTCGTCGCATTTTGCGTCTATTCCGAAAGGCGGCGAACAAGAGTTCTCTCATCATTCGTCAGTGCTTTCATGTGCCGACGGAGCTTCAGCGTTTACTGGAATACCGTGTCCAACAATCCAGACAAGTCGATTTTGGCACTGTTTTACCGCTGATCGACTTTTTGGCCAGTGAGGCCGTGCCGACCGATGTCTTGGAGGCATTGGTGACGACCACGAGCCCTATTGATTTTGGAGAGCAGCTGTACTCCACCTTGCAAACATGTTTGCGTCGAGCGGCACAAGGTTCGCTGAGTAGTGAGTTGTCTGGTTCGTTGCTACGACTACGGAAGGCTCGGCAGTTTGTTAACGTCGAAAGGCAGTCCGACGAGGGAGGCTTTGCCCTTATGGGACAAAGCGTTTGGAAAAATATGTCAAAAGgattgttgactgtgaacaagtAG
- a CDS encoding predicted protein — protein RAYRNYEIVDAIEAGISLVGTEVKSIRNGKLNLRDSYIRPTKDEWSGILYNVHVHIGKHSQAGAFFQHEETRPRALLAHKAEARKLLQQPEQQGMTSVPLKA, from the coding sequence CGCGCCTACCGCAACTACGAAATTGTTGATGCCATTGAGGCTGGGATATCCTTGGTCGGCACCGAAGTCAAGTCGATTCGCAACGGCAAACTCAACCTACGAGACAGTTATATTCGTCCCACTAAAGATGAGTGGTCCGGCATACTTTACAACGTGCACGTGCACATTGGCAAACACAGTCAGGCTGGGGCCTTCTTTCAGCATGAAGAAACCCGACCCCGTGCTCTGTTGGCAcacaaagccgaagcccGCAAATTGCTTCAACAGCCCGAACAACAAGGCATGACTAGTGTGCCTCTGAAAGCCTAG
- a CDS encoding predicted protein, giving the protein MSPPCKYIEFWSGERQNESHKGVVPTSFDQPPAMQTFTRDPVGIEELPFATELDKVNGSTRPGQGQGNTYIAPSENTRKRKYVQDNDHLVTTKMQKVSHNVVVFPTHAPRENTLKRKYVQDNDQLESRKRQKVSHAFVFPATVPHENTSQRKIQDTNLLESRKKQKEHLTFASTVVVRTPMVMTDLQKKRKQRMAKNKQRMALMTGFKPRTWKNEMELFEEQWLQKRQLCAKTDGPTQPVEPEQYTAPDCELTTSLPPPPPPPVVAVVDSVVVAVVDSVVAGEADDDSSHNTEDEVEATVPEEATTVPEEAATLHWRLPVQQQQQQRRRRRNQQVTNARGQEQGPGTEFPSNFALADDANVEDDTRKRVARQAKAATRMVQRPSLYFGPARQGAMLSAER; this is encoded by the exons ATGAGTCCACCTTGCAAATACATCGAATTCTGGTCTGGCGAGAGGCAGAACGAGAGCCATAAGGGTGTAGTTCCGACAAGCTTCGATCAACCCCCCGCGATGCAGACATTCACACGAGATCCTGTTGGAATTGAGGAGTTGCCTTTCGCGACGGAGCTGGACAAG GTAAACGGTTCTACCCGACCAGGACAAGGACAAGGAAACACCTACATTGCTCCAAGCGAGAACACCCGCAAGAGGAAGTACGTACAGGACAACGATCATTTGGTGACTACCAAGATGCAGAAAGTGAGCCACAATGTTGTTGTCTTTCCAACCCATGCTCCACGAGAGAACACCCTCAAGAGGAAGTACGTGCAGGACAACGATCAATTGGAAAGTCGTAAAAGGCAGAAAGTGAGCCACGCCTTTGTCTTTCCAGCAACTGTTCCACACGAGAACACAAGCCAGAGGAAGATACAGGACACCAATCTCTTGGAAAGCCggaaaaagcagaaagagCACCTCACCTTTGCCTCTACAGTCGTAGTTCGGACACCAATGGTGATGACGGACCTccaaaagaaacgcaaacaaaGGATGGCAAAAAACAAGCAAAGAATGGCACTCATGACAGGATTCAAACCCAGGACATGGAAGAATGAGATGGAATTGTTCGAAGAGCAGTGGTTGCAGAAGAGACAGCTTTGTGCGAAGACAGACGGTCCCACGCAACCAGTAGAACCAGAGCAGTACACTGctcctgactgtgagctcaCCACCTcgcttcctcctcctcctcctcctcctgttgttgctgttgttgacagtgttgttgttgctgttgttgacagtgttgTGGCTGGAGAAGCAGACGACGACAGTTCTCACAATACGGAAGACGAAGTAGAAGCAACAGTGCCAGAAGAAGCGACAACCGTGCCAGAGGAAGCCGCTACA CTGCATTGGCGGCTGCCcgtgcagcagcagcagcagcagcggcggcggcggcgaaaCCAACAAGTAACAAATGCTAGAGGCCAGGAACAGGGACCAGGAACAGAGTTTCCCTCCAATTTTGCATTAGCAGATGACGCCAACGTTGAGGATGATACC CGGAAACGGGTCGCGCGGCAGGCGAAGGCTGCGACCAGGATGGTGCAGAGACCATCTCTTTATTTTGGCCCGGCGAGGCAAGGGGCTATGCTTTCGGCGGAAAGATAG
- the FBP gene encoding fructose-1,6-bisphosphatase (Fructose-1,6-bisphosphatase, cytosolic), producing the protein MSDKFDSDATTLNRFVMSYTRDHDLVILLNAIATSCKLITSAVQRAGVAKLYGLAGEVNSTGDDQKKLDVLSNDMMINALVNSGVCCVLVSEENEEPIIVPPGKAGKYCVAFDPLDGSSNIDCNVSVGTIFSVYERKPGSNGSAEDLLRSGADCICAGYVVYSSAVEMVFTFRGSDVHGFCLDSTIGEFVHTREKMVFPAEGGKRIYSCNEGNANNWDQPIKDACDHFRDSEQPYTARYVGSMVADIHRTILYGGIYMYPADAKSPKGKLRLLYEGIPMAMIIEQAGGVASTGFFNGKIQRVLDLVPDEIHAKCPIIMGGKRDVQVVFDQYKKAGIDGPTL; encoded by the exons ATGTCCGATAAGTTTGATTCC GACGCCACAACGCTAAATCGTTTCGTCATGTCGTACACGCGTGATCACGATTTAGTCATTCTACTCAACGCGATTGCGACCTCCTGTAAGCTCATTACTTCGGCGGTGCAACGCGCCGGAGTCGCCAAGCTCTATGGTCTTGCCGGTGAAGTCAACTCAACCGGCGACGATCAAAAGAAACTTGACGTGCTATCGAACGACATGATGATTAACGCTCTCGTCAACTCCGGTGTCTGCTGCGTCCTTGTTTCCGAAGAAAACGAGGAGCCCATCATTGTACCTCCCGGCAAGGCTGGAAAGTACTGCGTTGCCTTTGATCCTCTCGACGGATCTAGCAACATTGACTGCAACGTATCCGTAGGTACCATCTTCAGCGTCTATGAACGCAAACCCGGTAGTAACGGTAGTGCCGAAGATTTGCTCCGGTCCGGAGCCGACTGTATTTGCGCCGGGTACGTTGTCTACAGTTCTGCCGTGGAAATGGTTTTCACCTTTCGAGGATCGGACGTGCACGGGTTTTGCCTGGATTCCACCATTGGCGAGTTTGTGCACACTCGGGAGAAGATGGTGTTCCCGGCCGAGGGTGGCAAGCGTATCTACAGCTGCAACGAAGGAAACGCGAACAATTGGGACCAGCCAATCAAGGATGCGTGTGATCACTTTCGGGATTCGGAACAGCCCTACACAGCACGCTATGTGGGCAGTATGGTGGCAGACATT CACCGAACCATTCTGTACGGAGGCATTTACATGTATCCAGCGGACGCAAAGTCGCCGAAGGGGAAACTTCGTCTCTTGTACGAAGGTATTCCCATGGCTATGATCATCGAACAGGCTGGAGGTGTTGCTTCGACTGGATTCTTCAACGGGAAGATTCAGCGTGTCCTTGACCTTGTCCCCGACGAGATTCACGCCAAGTGCCCCATCATTATGGGAGGCAAGCGTGACGTTCAGGTTGTTTTCGATCAGTACAAGAAGGCTGGCATTGATGGCCCGACCCTATAA